In Streptomyces qaidamensis, one DNA window encodes the following:
- a CDS encoding globin, whose protein sequence is MERVNEIRRGTLQEQTFYEQVGGEETFRRLVHRFYEGVAEDPLLRPMYPEEDLGPAEERFTLFLIQYWGGPTTYSENRGHPRLRMRHAPFAVDRAAHDAWLKHMRVAVEELGLSGEHEHTLWNYLTYAAASMVNTEG, encoded by the coding sequence ATGGAGCGCGTGAATGAGATTCGGCGCGGCACGCTTCAGGAGCAGACCTTCTACGAGCAGGTCGGCGGGGAGGAGACCTTCCGTCGGCTCGTCCACCGCTTCTACGAGGGAGTCGCCGAGGACCCGCTGCTGCGGCCCATGTACCCCGAGGAGGACCTGGGCCCGGCCGAGGAGCGCTTCACGCTGTTCCTCATCCAGTACTGGGGCGGCCCCACTACGTACAGCGAGAACCGCGGCCACCCACGGCTGCGGATGCGGCACGCGCCCTTCGCGGTCGACCGCGCGGCGCACGACGCGTGGCTGAAGCACATGCGGGTCGCCGTCGAGGAGCTCGGGCTGTCCGGGGAGCACGAGCACACACTGTGGAACTACCTGACGTACGCGGCGGCCTCGATGGTCAACACCGAGGGCTGA
- a CDS encoding acyl-CoA thioesterase — MRHIYRCPLRWADMDAYGHVNNVVFLRYLEEARIDFLFRPEKDFKQGSVVARHEIDYKRQLVHRHHPVDIELWVTEIRAASFTLTYEVKDGDQVYVRASTVIVPFDFEAQRPRRITAEEREFLSEYTDDAEEEAVAA; from the coding sequence TTGCGGCACATCTACCGCTGCCCGCTGCGCTGGGCGGACATGGACGCGTACGGCCACGTCAACAACGTGGTCTTCCTCCGCTACCTGGAGGAAGCCCGTATCGACTTCCTGTTCCGCCCGGAGAAGGACTTCAAGCAGGGGTCCGTGGTGGCACGCCATGAGATCGACTACAAGCGGCAGCTCGTCCACCGGCACCACCCGGTGGACATCGAGCTGTGGGTCACCGAGATCAGGGCCGCGTCCTTCACCCTCACCTACGAGGTGAAGGACGGCGACCAGGTCTACGTGCGGGCTTCGACGGTGATCGTGCCGTTCGACTTCGAGGCCCAGCGCCCGCGCCGGATCACCGCCGAGGAACGGGAGTTCCTCAGCGAGTACACGGATGACGCCGAGGAAGAGGCCGTCGCGGCATGA
- the ettA gene encoding energy-dependent translational throttle protein EttA: MAEFIYTMRKARKAHGDKVILDDVTTSFLPGAKIGVVGPNGAGKSTILKIMAGIEQPSNGDAFLTPGYTVGILLQEPPLTEDKTVLENVQEGVAGIKGKLDRFNEIAEQMATDYTDALMEEMGKLQEDLDHANAWDLDAQLEQAMDALGCPPGDWPVTNLSGGERRRVALCKLLLEQPDLLLLDEPTNHLDAESVNWLEQHLAKYPGTVVAVTHDRYFLDNVAQWICEVDRGRLYPYEGNYSKYLETKAARLKVEGQKDAKRQKRLKEELEWVRSNAKGRQAKSKARLARYEEMAAEADKMRKLDFEEIQIPPGPRLGNVVVEVSNLTKGFGDKLLIDDLSFTLPRNGIVGIIGPNGAGKTTLFKMIQGIEEPDSGAIKVGDTVKISYVDQSRENIDPKKSLWAVVSDELDYINVGQVEMPSRAYVSAFGFKGPDQQKAAGVLSGGERNRLNLALTLKQGGNLLLLDEPTNDLDVETLSSLENALLEFPGAAVVVSHDRWFLDRVATHILAYEGESKWFWFEGNFESYEKNKIERLGPDAARPHRATYKKLTRG; this comes from the coding sequence TTGGCTGAGTTCATTTACACCATGCGCAAGGCGCGCAAAGCGCACGGCGACAAGGTGATCCTCGACGACGTGACGACCAGCTTCCTGCCGGGGGCGAAGATCGGCGTCGTCGGCCCGAACGGCGCCGGCAAGTCGACGATCCTGAAGATCATGGCCGGCATCGAGCAGCCGTCCAACGGCGATGCCTTCCTCACTCCCGGTTACACCGTCGGCATCCTGCTCCAGGAGCCGCCGCTGACCGAGGACAAGACCGTCCTGGAGAACGTCCAGGAGGGCGTCGCCGGGATCAAGGGCAAGCTCGACCGGTTCAACGAGATCGCCGAGCAGATGGCGACCGACTACACCGACGCGCTCATGGAGGAGATGGGCAAGCTCCAGGAGGACCTCGACCACGCCAACGCGTGGGACCTGGACGCCCAGCTGGAGCAGGCCATGGACGCCCTGGGCTGCCCGCCCGGCGACTGGCCCGTCACCAACCTGTCCGGTGGTGAGCGCCGCCGCGTCGCGCTGTGCAAGCTGCTGCTGGAGCAGCCCGACCTGCTGCTGCTCGACGAGCCCACCAACCACCTCGACGCCGAGTCGGTGAACTGGCTGGAGCAGCACCTGGCCAAGTACCCGGGCACCGTCGTCGCGGTCACCCACGACCGGTACTTCCTCGACAACGTCGCCCAGTGGATCTGCGAGGTCGACCGCGGTCGCCTCTACCCCTACGAGGGCAACTACTCCAAGTACCTGGAGACCAAGGCCGCCCGCCTCAAGGTCGAGGGCCAGAAGGACGCCAAGCGGCAGAAGCGGCTCAAGGAAGAGCTGGAGTGGGTGCGGTCCAACGCCAAGGGGCGGCAGGCCAAGTCCAAGGCGCGTCTGGCCCGCTACGAGGAGATGGCCGCCGAGGCCGACAAGATGCGGAAGCTGGACTTCGAGGAGATCCAGATCCCGCCGGGCCCGCGCCTGGGCAACGTCGTCGTCGAGGTCAGCAACCTCACCAAGGGCTTCGGCGACAAGCTGCTCATCGACGACCTCAGCTTCACGCTGCCGCGCAACGGCATCGTCGGGATCATCGGCCCGAACGGCGCCGGCAAGACCACCCTGTTCAAGATGATCCAGGGCATCGAGGAGCCGGACTCCGGCGCCATCAAGGTCGGCGACACCGTCAAGATCTCCTATGTCGACCAGAGCCGCGAGAACATCGACCCCAAGAAGTCCCTGTGGGCCGTGGTCAGCGATGAGCTCGACTACATCAACGTCGGGCAGGTCGAGATGCCGTCCCGCGCCTACGTGTCGGCCTTCGGGTTCAAGGGGCCGGACCAGCAGAAGGCGGCCGGCGTGCTCTCCGGCGGTGAGCGCAACCGGCTGAACCTCGCGCTCACCCTCAAGCAGGGCGGCAACCTGCTGCTCCTCGACGAGCCGACCAACGACCTCGACGTCGAGACCCTCTCCAGCCTGGAGAACGCACTGCTGGAGTTCCCGGGTGCGGCCGTGGTCGTCTCCCACGACCGGTGGTTCCTGGACCGGGTCGCCACGCACATCCTCGCCTACGAGGGCGAGTCCAAGTGGTTCTGGTTCGAGGGCAACTTCGAGTCGTACGAGAAGAACAAGATCGAGCGGCTCGGTCCGGACGCCGCCCGTCCGCACCGCGCCACCTACAAGAAGCTGACCCGGGGCTGA
- a CDS encoding GlxA family transcriptional regulator — translation MPSSRLHRVAVLVLVGAKPLDVGIPAQVFTTRASMPYEVRVCGAAPGLVTGGDGLSYSVAHGLDALAWADIVFIPGYRFPDRDDPPQAVVDALVAAHARGARLAAISTGAFALAATGLLDGRRATTHWHYSRALAAKHPLVRIDEDVLFVDEGSVLTSAGAASGIDLCLHILRGDLGVAASNHAARRLVAAPYRSGGQAQYVPRSVPEPLGERFAATREWALRRLGKPLTLDVLARHAAVSPRTLSRRFVEDTGYTPMQWVMRARIDVARELLERSERGVEQIAADVGLGTGANLRLHFQRILGTTPSEYRRTFARGE, via the coding sequence GTGCCGTCCTCCCGCCTGCATCGCGTCGCCGTCCTCGTGCTCGTGGGTGCGAAGCCGCTCGACGTCGGCATTCCCGCGCAGGTGTTCACGACCCGCGCGAGCATGCCGTACGAGGTGCGCGTGTGCGGGGCGGCACCCGGTCTCGTGACCGGCGGCGACGGTCTGTCGTACTCCGTGGCGCACGGTCTCGACGCGCTCGCGTGGGCCGACATCGTCTTCATCCCCGGCTACCGTTTCCCGGACCGCGACGACCCGCCGCAGGCCGTCGTCGACGCGCTGGTCGCGGCCCACGCCCGGGGCGCGCGGCTCGCCGCCATCTCGACGGGTGCCTTCGCGCTCGCCGCCACGGGCCTGCTCGACGGCAGACGTGCCACGACGCACTGGCACTACTCACGGGCGCTCGCGGCGAAGCATCCGCTCGTCCGGATCGACGAGGACGTCCTGTTCGTCGACGAGGGCAGCGTCCTGACGTCGGCGGGGGCCGCCTCGGGCATCGACCTGTGCCTGCACATCCTGCGCGGCGACCTCGGAGTGGCCGCGTCGAACCACGCAGCCCGGCGCCTGGTCGCGGCCCCGTATCGCAGCGGCGGCCAAGCGCAGTACGTGCCGCGCAGCGTGCCCGAGCCGCTCGGCGAGCGGTTCGCCGCCACCCGGGAGTGGGCGCTGCGCCGGCTCGGCAAGCCTCTCACCCTCGACGTGCTCGCGCGGCACGCGGCGGTCTCGCCGCGTACGTTGTCGCGGCGCTTCGTCGAGGACACGGGGTACACGCCCATGCAGTGGGTCATGCGCGCCCGTATCGACGTGGCCCGTGAGCTGCTGGAGCGTTCGGAGCGGGGCGTGGAGCAGATCGCCGCCGACGTCGGTCTGGGCACCGGTGCGAATCTGCGGCTGCACTTCCAGCGCATCCTCGGCACCACGCCGAGCGAGTACCGGCGCACCTTCGCCCGGGGCGAGTAG
- the gap gene encoding type I glyceraldehyde-3-phosphate dehydrogenase — protein sequence MTRIAINGFGRIGRNVLRALLERDSDLDIVAVNDLTEPATLARLLAYDTTAGRLGRPVTADGDALVVDGRRIKVLAEREPAQLPWAELGVDIVLEATGRFTSAKAARAHLDAGAKKVLVSAPSDGADVTLAFGVNTDAYDPDVHTVVSNASCTTNALAPLAAVLDELAGIEHGFMTTVHAYTQEQNLQDGPHRDARRARAAAVNIVPTTTGAAKAIGLVLPNLDGKLSGDSIRVPVPVGSIVELNTTVARDVTRDDVLAAYRAAAEGPLAGVLEYSEDPLVSADITGNPASSIFDSALTRVDGRHIKVVAWYDNEWGFSNRVIDTLELLAKR from the coding sequence ATGACGCGCATCGCGATCAACGGATTCGGCCGCATCGGACGCAATGTGCTGCGCGCACTGCTCGAACGCGACAGCGACCTCGACATCGTCGCCGTCAACGACCTCACGGAGCCCGCCACCCTCGCCCGGCTGCTCGCCTACGACACGACGGCCGGCCGGCTCGGCCGCCCGGTGACCGCCGACGGGGACGCCCTCGTCGTCGACGGCCGTCGCATCAAGGTGCTCGCCGAGCGCGAGCCGGCGCAGCTGCCCTGGGCCGAGCTCGGTGTCGACATCGTCCTCGAAGCCACCGGCCGCTTCACGTCGGCCAAGGCCGCCCGTGCCCACCTCGACGCGGGCGCGAAGAAGGTACTCGTCAGTGCGCCGTCGGACGGCGCCGACGTGACACTGGCGTTCGGGGTCAACACCGACGCGTACGACCCGGACGTGCACACGGTCGTCTCGAACGCCTCGTGCACGACCAACGCGCTCGCGCCGCTGGCCGCGGTGCTCGACGAGCTGGCGGGCATCGAGCACGGCTTCATGACGACGGTGCACGCCTACACACAGGAGCAGAACCTGCAGGACGGTCCGCACCGCGACGCCCGTCGCGCCCGCGCCGCCGCCGTCAACATCGTGCCGACCACGACGGGTGCCGCCAAGGCGATCGGTCTCGTGCTGCCGAACCTCGACGGCAAGCTGTCGGGCGACTCGATCCGCGTGCCGGTTCCGGTGGGCTCGATCGTCGAACTCAACACGACCGTCGCCCGCGACGTGACGCGCGACGACGTGCTGGCGGCCTACCGCGCCGCGGCGGAAGGTCCGCTCGCCGGCGTCCTCGAGTACTCCGAGGACCCGCTCGTGTCCGCCGACATCACGGGCAACCCGGCCTCGTCGATCTTCGACTCGGCCCTCACCCGTGTCGACGGCCGCCACATCAAGGTGGTCGCCTGGTACGACAACGAGTGGGGCTTCTCGAACCGCGTGATCGACACCCTGGAACTCCTCGCCAAGCGCTGA
- a CDS encoding Cys-Gln thioester bond-forming surface protein, protein MFASFSEVFVRRRAATRLATATVVSGLVAAGGLAGAGRAVADETAQRQGGAAATIGGLKTYGAAVIHAGTGQQEISAGLFEMSVDGGGMLQTYCVDLHNPTQRDAKYHETPWSGTSLGTNKDAGKIRWILQNSYPQVNDLATLARKAGVRGALTEQDAAAGTQVAIWRYSDDVAVDALDPQAEQLADHLEKSARDLPEPRASLTLEPPAVSGRPGERIGPVTVRTNAGTATVTPPADAATSGVRLVDKQGKAVTTTSDGGQVFFDVPEDAAAGTADLTVQASTTVPVGRAFASENRSQTQILAGSSESTVSATAGATWAKQGPVPALSAAENCAEGGVDITASNQGDEPFTFELAGLEHTIAAGETRTVTVPLQEDQAYDFTIHGPGGFEKRFTGMLDCRTRGSDTGTTTQTLSEPSPATVGGTAPDTNLAETGSSEITPVIVGLAIGLVLIGGTTLVVLRRREATAGE, encoded by the coding sequence GTGTTTGCTTCGTTCTCTGAGGTGTTCGTACGCAGGCGAGCGGCGACCCGTCTCGCCACCGCGACAGTGGTGTCCGGGCTCGTCGCCGCGGGCGGTCTGGCCGGTGCCGGCCGGGCGGTCGCCGACGAGACGGCACAGAGACAGGGCGGAGCGGCCGCGACCATAGGCGGCCTCAAGACGTACGGCGCGGCAGTGATACACGCCGGCACCGGCCAACAGGAGATCTCGGCGGGCCTGTTCGAGATGTCCGTCGACGGCGGCGGCATGCTGCAGACGTACTGTGTCGACCTCCACAACCCCACGCAGCGGGACGCCAAGTACCACGAGACGCCCTGGAGCGGCACGTCCCTGGGCACCAACAAGGACGCCGGCAAGATCCGCTGGATCCTGCAGAACTCCTACCCGCAGGTGAACGACCTCGCGACGCTGGCGCGGAAGGCGGGTGTGCGCGGCGCGCTGACCGAGCAGGACGCGGCGGCCGGCACCCAGGTGGCGATCTGGCGCTACTCGGACGACGTGGCCGTCGACGCCCTCGACCCGCAGGCCGAGCAGCTCGCGGACCACCTGGAGAAGAGCGCCCGCGATCTTCCCGAACCCCGGGCCTCGCTCACCCTGGAGCCGCCCGCCGTCTCCGGCCGGCCGGGGGAACGGATCGGACCGGTGACGGTGCGCACCAACGCCGGCACCGCGACGGTCACCCCGCCCGCGGACGCCGCCACGAGCGGGGTACGGCTCGTCGACAAGCAGGGCAAGGCCGTCACCACCACGTCCGACGGCGGGCAGGTGTTCTTCGACGTGCCCGAGGACGCGGCAGCCGGTACGGCGGACCTGACCGTGCAGGCCTCGACGACCGTGCCGGTCGGCCGGGCCTTCGCCTCCGAGAACCGCAGCCAGACCCAGATCCTGGCCGGCTCCAGCGAGTCGACGGTGTCCGCGACGGCCGGGGCAACCTGGGCGAAGCAGGGCCCGGTCCCGGCGCTGTCGGCGGCGGAGAACTGCGCCGAGGGCGGTGTCGACATCACCGCGTCCAACCAGGGCGACGAGCCGTTCACCTTCGAACTGGCCGGTCTGGAGCACACCATCGCCGCCGGTGAGACCCGCACGGTGACGGTGCCGCTCCAGGAGGACCAGGCCTACGACTTCACGATCCACGGCCCGGGCGGCTTCGAGAAGCGCTTCACCGGCATGCTGGACTGCCGAACGCGCGGCAGCGACACCGGCACCACCACCCAGACCCTCAGCGAACCGAGCCCGGCGACGGTGGGCGGCACCGCCCCGGACACCAACCTCGCCGAAACGGGCAGCTCGGAGATCACCCCCGTGATCGTGGGCCTCGCCATCGGCCTGGTCCTGATCGGCGGGACGACGCTGGTCGTGCTGCGGCGCAGGGAGGCCACGGCGGGGGAGTGA
- a CDS encoding single-stranded DNA-binding protein: MNETMVCAVGRVATQPVYREMASGPSARFRLAVTARYWDREKNTWTDGHTNFFTVWANRQLATNTAASLTVGEPVIVQGRLKVRTDVREGQSWTSADIDAVSIGHDLAWGTSAFRRAGKAETASAPTQPEPNWETTPDGSPDTAESGAQHRPESAVLT, encoded by the coding sequence ATGAACGAGACGATGGTCTGCGCGGTCGGCAGGGTGGCGACGCAGCCGGTGTACCGGGAGATGGCGTCCGGCCCGTCGGCGAGGTTCCGGCTGGCGGTGACCGCGCGCTACTGGGACCGCGAGAAGAACACGTGGACGGACGGGCACACCAACTTCTTCACGGTGTGGGCCAACCGTCAGCTGGCCACGAACACGGCGGCGTCGCTGACGGTCGGCGAGCCCGTGATCGTGCAGGGCAGGCTGAAAGTGCGGACCGACGTACGCGAGGGGCAGAGCTGGACGTCGGCGGACATCGACGCCGTGTCGATCGGACACGATCTGGCCTGGGGCACCTCGGCCTTCAGGCGTGCCGGCAAGGCGGAGACGGCGTCTGCACCGACCCAACCGGAGCCCAACTGGGAGACAACGCCGGATGGTTCGCCGGATACGGCGGAGTCGGGAGCGCAACATCGGCCGGAGTCCGCGGTATTGACGTGA